In one window of Salmo salar unplaced genomic scaffold, Ssal_v3.1, whole genome shotgun sequence DNA:
- the LOC123732822 gene encoding uncharacterized protein translates to MSLSVSLLSRPHPSVIHIFHILSAERKYRWVERRGGVGGWTAYKPLEFSNRHVEMERHCVLLLLLSTLVYCSLGQGGDLSLPASLIVSPDRSQFFEYESVSLSCEVQGNSTGWRVVRNTSRVILSECNTDWGKQQGSSCIVSLITSDSGVYWCESGSGEHSNAVNITVPDLSVPASLSVSPDRSQFFEYESVSLSCEVQGNSTGWRVVRNTSRGILSECNTDWGKQQGSSCITSLITSDSGVYWCESGSGEHSNAVNITVHDGAVILESPALPVTGGDSVTLRCRYQGTPSDLTADFYKDGSLIRTETTGEMTIPAVSKSDEGLYKCTNSEGESPESWITVTDNSPSSSFTPSSSPPVSPPSSLLPSSLILPLSVSGLVAALAISLIILLVLFCKKRNKHVAAEPRDVTYADVRITQDPEPRRRREKSPGADPVYSAVKTSNTTVPGGSGPGDVTYADINHTEKRQHNRRRENVVPDPVYSAVKTERQRYRYLDPGT, encoded by the exons atgtctctttctgtctctcttctctctaggcCTCATCCTTCTGTAATACACATCTTTCACATCCTCTCAGCAGAGAGGAAGTACagatgggtggagaggagaggtggggtggggggttggacagcctacaagccactagAGTTTAGTAATCGACACGTTGAGATGGAACGCCACTGTGTTCTACTCT tgctgtTGAGTACACTGGTATACTGTAGCCTCGGACAAGGTGGAG atCTCTCTCTTCCAGCATCTCTGATTGTCAGTCCTGACAGATCTCAGTTCTTTGAAtatgagtctgtctctctgagctgtgaggTTCAGGGGAACTCTACTGGATGGAGAGTGGTGAGGAACACATCGAGAGTAATCCTTTCAGAGTGtaatactgactggggaaaacAACAAGGGTCTTCATGCATTGTATCACTAATAACATCAGACAGTGGAGTGTACTGGTGTGAGTCTGGGTCTGGAGAACACAGCAATGCTGTCAACATCACAGTACCTG atcTCTCTGTTCCAGCCTCTCTGAGTGTCAGTCCTGACAGATCTCAGTTCTTTGAAtatgagtctgtctctctgagctgtgaggTTCAGGGGAACTCTACTGGATGGAGAGTGGTGAGGAACACATCGAGAGGAATCCTTTCAGAGTGTAATACTGACTGGGGGAAACAACAAGGGTCTTCATGCATCACGTCACTAATAACATCAGACAGTGGAGTGTACTGGTGTGAGTCTGGGTCTGGAGAACACAGCAATGCTGTCAACATCACAGTACATG atggagctgtgatcctggagagccctgccctTCCTGTGACTGGGGGAGATTCTGTGACTCTGCGCTGCAGATATCAGGGAACTCCCTCTGACCTCACAGCTGATTTCTACAAAGATGGATCCCTCATCAGGACTGAGACTACAGGAGAGATGACCATCCCTGCAGTATCCAAGTCAGATGAAGGACTCTACAAGTGTACCAACTCTGAAGGAGAATCACCAGAGAGCTGGATTACTGTGACAG ATAATAGTCCCTCATCCTCCttcactccatcctcctctccccccgtctctcctccctcctctctcctcccctcctctctcatcctccctctgtctgtctctgggttggTGGCTGCTCTCGCCATCTCTCTGATCATTCTACTGGTCCTGTTCTGCAAGAAGAGGAACAAACATGTAGCAGCTGAACCCAGAGATGTTACCTATGCTGACGTCAGAATCACACAGGACCCAGAACccaggagaaggagag AGAAGTCTCCAGGAGCTGATCCAGTCTACTCTGCAGTGAAGACCtccaacaccacag ttccaggtggatctggtccagGTGATGTGACCTATGCTGACATCAACCACACAGAGAAGAGACAACACaacaggaggagag AGAACGTCGTTCCAGACCCTGTCTACTCAGCagtgaagacagagagacagagatacag GTATCTGGACCCAGGGACGTAa